A single window of Amphiura filiformis chromosome 17, Afil_fr2py, whole genome shotgun sequence DNA harbors:
- the LOC140137329 gene encoding spliceosome RNA helicase DDX39B-like — MAEPSEETIGGDVSIEGDGVSTGGDDVLSVTEKTMKTGEAIGTDISADTTFQDLLLKPELLKAIQERGFERPTEVQRKCIPPIISGKDVLCEVKSGTGKSTAITLATLQNLTPEDGKISMIVICHSRAKANQIAQDVRHFTKYLYTSPLKMGVFCGGRSAKGDKQKLKHTCPHIVIGTLRRTMLLLRDKALNLKDVTQFVVNECVPLLEQNATKQDLEEIYRNTAHEKQVVMFSRRLVDRVRPLCRWFFKLQESIEMCIDVDEPETGYVTKKAPEKDSQENMPVEMYINVDELETGDETKKASEKDSEENMVNSAK, encoded by the exons ATGGCAGAGCCATCTGAAGAGACAATAGGAGGTGATGTCTCCATAGAAGGAGATGGTGTCTCCACAGGGGGAGATGATGTACTATCAGTCACAGAGAAGACAATGAAGACGGGGGAGGCCATAGGCACTGACATCTCAGCTGACACTACCTTTCAAGATTTGCTGCTGAAGCCTGAACTTTTAAAAGCAATCCAAGAGCGTGGTTTTGAACGTCCAACAGAAG TGCAACGTAAATGCATTCCTCCCATCATCAGTGGTAAAGACGTACTGTGTGAAGTCAAAAGTGGTACGGGTAAGAGCACTGCGATAACATTGGCAACCCTGCAGAATTTGACACCAGAAGATGGCAAG aTTTCCATGATTGTTATTTGTCATTCCCGTGCAAAAGCCAACCAAATTGCACAGGATGTCAGACATTTCACCAAATATCTGTATACCTCTCCACTTAAAATGGGAGTGTTTTGTGGTGGCCGCAGTGCTAAGGGTGATAAGCAGAAACTGAAGCATACCTGTCCACATATTGTGATTGGAACATTGAGAAGAACAATGCTGTTACTTCGAGATAAAGCTTTGAACCTGAAGGATGTAACACAGTTTGTTGTCAATGAATGTGTCCCATTACTAGAGCAGAATG CTACAAAACAAGACTTGGAAGAAATATACAGAAACACAGCCCATGAAAAGCAAGTTGTGATGTTTAGCAGGAGGCTGGTAGACAGGGTCAGACCTCTATGCAGGTGGTTTTTCAAGTTACAAGAG TCTATTGAGATGTGCATTGATGTTGATGAACCAGAGACAGGATATGTAACCAAGAAAGCACCTGAGAAGGATTCACAGGAAAATATG CCTGTTGAGATGTACATTAATGTTGATGAACTAGAAACAGGAGATGAAACCAAGAAAGCGTCGGAGAAGGATTCAGAGGAAAATATGGTAAATTCTGCCAAATAA